The Streptomyces sp. NBC_00440 genome contains a region encoding:
- a CDS encoding NACHT domain-containing protein, with protein sequence MDPATLATKLASSVVVPLVKKLFVQEGPGAGVVDRPVRISGLVSFRGEKRTLDEQDLAGLAETLVGRALRSAAPGERPIGADEEQAVADAVSRTLGALGAIEIDDLQAVRLGTSEFAGLLCAAEPGADRQLSADGARFHAALVETACLHILHFFTQRSTFVASTLVEQTRQLALLSEQMDTLARRFPEQTGEDAAFEERYARDIIAGHNHLTIFGIELAHSPDSWPLDTAYLSLEAEFGVTGAAPPQPALPAEQALSGRDRVLLRGVAGSGKTTLVQWLAVAIARGTLPAKLDGLRGRVPFVLPVRRFGEGGFPVPDDFLSAARYPRAGSQPTGWADRVMSDGRALLLVDGIDESSEADREQLRHELRRLLALYPGNVWLLTSRPSAVRENWLASEGFTELMLSPLSREGVAAFIQRWHRAAREGATDLDRLEHYEQTLLGAVRLNRDLGRLATNPLMCGLICALHRDRRGYLPRGRKALYDAALSMLLERRDRERDMHPTDGIDLTQEPKVQLLQKLAHWMLVNGRSEMDRSVAVDTLAQYLPSIPHAAEQGGPEEIYRHLLNRTGLLREPTHGSVDFVHRTFQDYLSARAAVERHDFDFLINHAHQDDWEEVIRMAVALARPDECAYLLDGLVAARKGARPVESRHRKLLAAASLEHATELDPAVRARVHRYTRDLARPTTLEGARALGWIGPIVLEMLPDPATVSDEEAHRLAVTATSVADDRAIGYLVRMRDRSSWAVRSQLAGAWRRYDTDTYADEIIAHLGEDGLDFPVSDISELHALRRLGGRSRVQISGMFTPDQLLDGIVAERLTRLWLAYDLGVGLTWLSAFPHLTTLQVSSGVVRTLDGVPEGIEIVPV encoded by the coding sequence GTGGATCCCGCAACACTCGCCACTAAACTTGCCTCAAGTGTCGTCGTGCCACTGGTGAAGAAGCTGTTCGTCCAGGAGGGGCCGGGCGCAGGGGTGGTCGACCGTCCCGTACGGATATCCGGTCTGGTCTCGTTCCGGGGCGAGAAGCGGACGCTCGACGAACAGGACCTCGCCGGACTCGCGGAGACCCTGGTCGGACGGGCACTGCGGTCCGCCGCACCGGGGGAGCGGCCCATCGGCGCGGACGAGGAGCAGGCGGTCGCCGACGCGGTCTCCCGGACGCTGGGCGCGCTGGGCGCGATCGAGATCGACGATCTCCAGGCGGTACGGCTGGGCACCAGCGAGTTCGCGGGCCTGCTCTGCGCCGCCGAACCCGGGGCCGACCGGCAGCTGTCCGCCGACGGAGCGCGGTTCCACGCGGCGCTGGTCGAGACGGCCTGTCTGCACATTCTGCACTTCTTCACCCAGCGCTCCACCTTCGTCGCGTCGACCCTCGTGGAGCAGACCCGCCAACTCGCCCTGCTGAGCGAGCAGATGGACACGCTGGCCCGGCGGTTTCCCGAGCAGACCGGCGAGGACGCCGCGTTCGAGGAGCGGTACGCGCGGGACATCATCGCGGGCCACAACCACCTCACCATCTTCGGGATCGAGCTCGCCCACTCGCCGGACAGCTGGCCGCTGGACACCGCCTACCTCAGCCTGGAGGCGGAGTTCGGCGTCACCGGGGCGGCGCCGCCGCAGCCCGCGCTCCCGGCCGAACAGGCGCTCTCCGGCCGGGACCGGGTGCTGCTGCGCGGGGTTGCCGGTTCCGGGAAGACGACGCTGGTGCAGTGGCTCGCGGTGGCGATCGCGCGCGGCACCCTGCCCGCGAAGCTGGACGGGCTGCGTGGCCGGGTGCCCTTCGTGCTGCCCGTACGGCGGTTCGGCGAGGGCGGATTCCCGGTACCCGACGACTTCCTGTCCGCCGCCCGCTACCCCCGCGCCGGCTCCCAGCCGACGGGCTGGGCCGACCGTGTCATGTCCGACGGGCGGGCGCTGCTGCTGGTCGACGGCATAGACGAGTCGTCCGAGGCGGACCGCGAGCAGCTCCGCCACGAACTGCGCCGGCTGCTCGCCCTCTACCCCGGCAACGTCTGGCTGCTGACCTCGCGGCCCTCCGCCGTACGGGAGAACTGGCTGGCCTCAGAGGGCTTCACCGAGCTGATGCTCTCGCCGCTCAGCCGCGAGGGCGTCGCCGCGTTCATCCAGCGCTGGCACCGGGCCGCGCGGGAGGGGGCCACCGATCTCGACCGGCTCGAACACTACGAGCAGACCCTCCTGGGAGCGGTCCGGCTCAACCGCGATCTGGGCCGGCTCGCCACCAACCCGCTGATGTGCGGACTGATTTGCGCCCTGCACCGGGACCGCCGCGGCTATCTGCCGCGCGGCCGCAAGGCGCTGTACGACGCCGCACTGTCCATGCTGCTCGAACGGCGCGACCGCGAACGCGACATGCACCCCACCGACGGCATCGACCTCACCCAGGAACCGAAGGTCCAGCTCCTCCAGAAGCTCGCCCACTGGATGCTCGTCAACGGCCGTTCGGAGATGGACCGTTCGGTCGCGGTGGACACTCTCGCCCAGTATCTGCCGTCCATCCCGCACGCGGCGGAGCAGGGCGGCCCCGAGGAGATCTACCGCCATCTCCTCAACCGGACGGGCCTGCTGCGCGAGCCCACGCACGGCTCGGTGGACTTCGTGCACCGGACCTTCCAGGACTATCTGAGCGCCCGCGCCGCCGTGGAACGGCACGATTTCGACTTCCTGATCAACCACGCCCACCAGGACGACTGGGAGGAGGTGATCCGGATGGCGGTGGCCCTGGCCAGGCCCGACGAGTGCGCGTACCTGCTGGACGGACTGGTCGCCGCACGCAAGGGCGCGCGCCCGGTGGAGTCCCGGCACCGCAAACTGCTCGCCGCGGCCAGCCTCGAACACGCGACGGAACTCGATCCCGCCGTACGGGCCAGGGTCCACCGCTACACCCGGGACCTGGCCAGGCCGACCACGCTCGAAGGGGCCCGCGCGCTCGGCTGGATCGGCCCGATCGTCCTGGAGATGCTGCCGGACCCCGCCACGGTCTCCGACGAGGAGGCGCACCGGCTCGCGGTCACCGCCACATCGGTGGCCGACGACCGGGCGATCGGGTATCTGGTCCGTATGCGGGACCGCTCGTCCTGGGCTGTGCGCTCCCAGCTGGCGGGTGCCTGGCGGCGCTATGACACCGACACCTACGCGGACGAGATCATCGCCCATCTCGGCGAGGACGGACTGGACTTCCCCGTGTCGGACATCTCCGAGCTGCACGCGCTGCGCCGGCTGGGCGGACGGTCGCGGGTGCAGATCTCCGGGATGTTCACACCGGACCAGCTGCTCGACGGGATCGTCGCCGAACGGCTCACCAGGCTGTGGCTCGCGTACGACCTGGGGGTGGGCCTCACCTGGCTGAGCGCCTTCCCGCACCTCACGACGCTCCAGGTGAGCAGCGGGGTGGTGCGCACCCTGGACGGGGTACCGGAGGGCATCGAGATCGTCCCGGTGTGA